GTCAGGGCAATGACATGCAGATGCAGCCCCCGGCGGTTCAGCATCGTGGCCGCCTCCTGTGCCGCGATCCGTGTAACGGTCTTGGCGGTCAGATAGAAGATACCGGCCGCTTTGCCTTCGCCCAGCGCTTTGATGGCCGGGAACAGGGTAGACATGGTTTTGCCGATGCCTGTCGGTGCCTGGGCGAAGAGATTGGCCCCCTCGGCTATCGAGGTGTAGACGGCGGCAGCGAAATGGCGCTGGCCGGGCCGGTAAGCCGAGAACGGAAAAGACAGATCCGGGATGCTCTCTCCTCTCTTCGCCTTGTAACGGACCATCATCTCAGCATACGGTGCATACCTGCTTACTGTTTCTAGCGCAAAGGCCGTCAGTGCTTCGCGGGTCATCTCCCGGTAGAGACTGTACTGCGCCTCGCTTCCCCGCTGCACATAGGTGAGCTTCACCTGTATATAGGGAAGCGCAAGCTCCGTTGCCAGCATGTAGGCGTACATGTAAGCCTGGGCCCAGTGGACCTCCTTCCCTTCAAGCGCAGGGTCCGGAATTCCGGCCATGGACTTGATCTCCTCCACCGTCAGGCTCCCATCCTCAGCTGTAAGCAGACCGTCGCAGCGCCCGTCAATCTGGAACAGCAGGTCCCCGTAAGGAATTGCGGTCTTCAAGTAGACCTCCTTGCGGTCCCCTTCCTTATATTGCTTCTGAATCAGCTGATGGCTGCGCGTCCCCTCCGTCATGGCGGCTCCACTGCGGAAGCCCGGCTCCAGACTGCCGCTGCTGTAGGCAAATTCCACGAGCGCCCTCACGGACAGTGTGATTTCTGTATGCTCCATCTGTCCCCACCTCCAATAATTTCCGCCAGCTTCCGTTGCGTAAGGCTCATATTCTTCGTTTAACGCCGATATTAACGCGCCTGAGGGTATGGTCTGCGCCGGGTGCATTCAGGCCGTAGTTTACGCGCGCTCCAGGGAGTATACGGCCGCTTCTGATTTTGACATTCGTTCCCTGGCACTGCATAATAAGTTCTATTGATAATGGTATTCTTATGTCCTCATGCTGCTGTTTCCTCTCAGCCGGGAAACATGTTCATTCTTCAGAAAGAAGGCGAAGCTGTGTCATCCCAAACTGTGAAACGATGGCTCCTTAAGCCATTTGTGTTCTTTTCCATTCTTTTTCTGTTCAAAAGCCTCTTGGCCTGGGGTGTAATCTTTGATGATTTACAGTTCTGGCAATCCGTATTGACGGAGCTGCCCTTTGTCTGGGCACTGTTTTTCCTGATTGAGCGCTTTGCCTCCAGACGGAAGCTCGGCTATTACATGACGGTCAATCTGCTGGTTACCGCGATCTTTTTTGCCGCCATTATGTACTTCAAATATTACGGGGTCATTGTCACTTACCATGCCGCCGAGCAGGTGAACCAGGTCACTGCCGTCAAGAACAGCGTGTTCTCATTGATGGACCCTTATTATCTGCTGATCTTCACCGATATTATCGTGCTGGGCTTCTACTTCTTCATTAACAAGAACGGACGCAATTATAAAAAAGACCAGATCAACCGGCGCAGTGGCCGGACGCTGCATGTCGTACTGTTCGCGGTCTCGCTCGGACTCTGCCTGTTCAATATTCTTCCGAATAAGGCCAGCATGAATGAGATCAAGAAGGCCCAGGAGATGGGCATCCTTAATTATGAAGCATACACGATCTTTGCCAAAGATAAAACCGAGCTGGTCCAGGCCAGTGAAATCACACAGAGCACGATTAACCAACTCAAGGGCATCGACTCTTCGGCAGTATCGGCTTATGCTGGTGCCGCCAAGGGCAAAAATCTGATTATAATCCAGCTGGAGTCCTTCCAGAGCTTCCTGCTGGGTCTGAAGGTCGACGGCCAGGAGGTTACCCCTAACCTGAACCGCCTGATGGAGCAGAGCCTGTACTTCACGAACTTCTATCAGATGGTCGGCCAGGGCAATACCTCCGATGCGGAATTCGTGGTCAATTCATCCTTCTATATTCCTCCGCAGGGTGCGGCTACCATGTCTTATATCGACAAGCAGCTGCCGAGTCTGCCCCGTCTGCTGGGAGACAACGGCTATCAGACGGCCACCTTCCACACCAATGTGGTGGAATTCTGGAACCGGGGTGAGCTGTACAAAGCACTGGGCTGGGAGAATTATTATGACCATAAATTCTTCGGAGACGAGGATGCCTTCTTCTTCGGTGCTTCCGATGAAGTGCTCTACCGCAAATCCTCGGAAAAGCTGAAGGAAATGAACGACGCCGGGAAGCCGTTCTATGCCCAGGTCATCTCCATGTCTGCGCATCACCCGTTCACTATTCCTGCAGAGAAGCATAAGATGAAGCTTCCTGAACGGTATGAAGGTACCTTTGTCGGAGATTATGTCCGCTCACAGAACTACGCGGATTATGCCTTCGGACAATTCGTGGATGAGCTGAAGGCGGACGGATTATGGGAGGACAGCCTGATTATGGTCTATGGCGACCACATGGGACTGCCCATCTATTCGCTTGATAATGACGACAAGGAACTAATGAAGGAAATCTACGGCCATGAATATAGCTACGCAGATATGCTCAATATCCCGCTGCTCATTCATGGCGAGGGACTGGCTCCGCAGAAGCTTGAGCAAGTAGGCGGAGAAGTGGATATTATGCCTACGGCTGCCAGCCTGCTGGGGGTATCGATGGATCACAACCTGCATTTCGGCCAGGATCTGCTCAGCCAGTCCTACAATCTGCTGCCGCAGCGCTACTATCTGCCTACCGGATCGTTCATTTCCAGCTCCGCCCTGCTGATTCCGGGGAACAGCTTCGAGGATAACACCCAATATCCGCTGGCTGCCGGAGGTACTGCTCCTGCCGGCAACGAGGATGAATACAACCGCGCTCTGCGGCTGCGCCAGCTGTCGGACAGCTACGTCACACAATTGCCGGACAAAGAACCTGCCGGAGAATAATTTCTTGATAAGCAGATTCACAAGTGGACAAGTGGAAACGGCTTTGCCGTCCTTTTAAAGGCCGGCACCGTTTCAGCGAGAAATAGAAGGATAAGTTATCATGTGAAACATATAAATTCGTATATTTAGACACAAGGCAGCGCCTCTCCGTAACGGGAGAAGCGCTGCCTTGTTGTAATGTTTATATTAACGTTCCTGATTCTCCAGCATGAGATAATAATCCGCGAAGTTCTCCAGCTCTTCCGGCTCTAGAACGGCCAGATGCTCCTCCAGCAGCAGCAGCGAACGGCGCTGTGCTTCATCCAGCACCTCTTGCCCTTTAGTGGTGATCGTGACGATCACCGCTCTGCGGTCGTTCTCGTCTGGAACGCGGGCGATCAGCCCCAGCAGCTCCAGCCGGTCCAGCATGACGGTGACTGCACTGGATTTCACTTCCATCTTGTCCGCCAGTTGAATCACCCGTGCCTGCTTCTCCTGAAAGATCATATGCAGCAGCCCGAATTGCGGCACGGTCAACCCTAATTCCTTATGCATTGACATCTGCGACATGATTCTGCGCTGAACCTTCCACATGGATAATCCCACACGTTCGATCAACGGATTGATTTCTTGCGACATCCCTTTCAGCTCCCAGTCCGTTCGTTCTGCCTCAAGCGTACCATTATACCGGTTAGACATACAAACATTTTTGGAAATAAAATAGGATTCCACGCCTATTAATCTATGATTTTTTATACATAATCCATCATTTTCCGACATAAAAATTCTTTTTTTTTGACGTCTGCTCAAACCTGAGCGTATGCGCTATAATCGTAGCAGTGATAACTAAAACTTACTTAATATTAAAGAGTCAGGACTGGTGATATTTGTTATGAAATTAGCAACAAAATTAACATGGATGATGCTGATTGTATTGCTACTGGTTGGTTCATCCATAGGCTTCTTCGGTTATCATGCAGCTTACAAGCAGATCGATGAAGCTGCAGGCATTGAATTGGTAGGCTGCGCGAATATAACAACCGGCCTTATCGATCCTGCCGACATAACCGCTCTGGCTGCCGGGGATACCGGCAAGCTAACTGCGATTGAAGACCGCATCGGATGGATCAGTGATCACAAGCCTATTTTCAAAGAAGCCTTCATCTTGTCACTGGACGGCAAGGTGCTGGCGGCTGACAAAAACTTCAAAAAACGCGGCTACAAAGCTGGAGACCCCTTCTACTTCTCAGATGAAGATAAAGAAATGATAACTGCCATGAAGCATTCCGCCTACTCGAAAGTGTATACATATCAGGGCACCTCCCTCAAAACCGGCTACGGTCCCATCTATCAGGACCATGACCCTACCAAACCCATCATTGCATTAATGGCGATTAACTTCGACGGCCCGTTAATTCAATCCCGGACAATGGATATCATTACCCAGCCCTTCCTGATTGGCAGCTCGATTCTAATTATTGCGATTCTCGCCGCCTATCTGCTGATCCGCCGGATGGTCAGCCCGCTGACCAAGCTGTCCGCATCCGTCAACACGGTAGCCAAAGGCGATTTGACCCGGGAACCGCTGCTCTTCACAGCCAAGGACGAGATCGGCAAGCTTGCCCGCGACTTCAATGCGATGACCCTGAATCTACGTGACCTAATCACACAGGTCAACGATACGTCCATGCTGGTTGCCTCCTCTTCCCAGGAGCTGTCCGCCAGCGCCCAGGAGACCAACCGCGCCGGAGAGCACAGTGTTAATGTCACCCTGGATCTGGCCGACGGGGCACATACCCAGCTGCAGAATCTGGAGGGCAGCTTCAAGGCCATACAGGATATGTCGCATTTCATTACCGAAATTGCAGGCAATGCCGACAGCGCAATGAACCAGGCAGCCATCAACTCCCA
This genomic interval from Paenibacillus sp. FSL H8-0332 contains the following:
- a CDS encoding LTA synthase family protein, whose amino-acid sequence is MFILQKEGEAVSSQTVKRWLLKPFVFFSILFLFKSLLAWGVIFDDLQFWQSVLTELPFVWALFFLIERFASRRKLGYYMTVNLLVTAIFFAAIMYFKYYGVIVTYHAAEQVNQVTAVKNSVFSLMDPYYLLIFTDIIVLGFYFFINKNGRNYKKDQINRRSGRTLHVVLFAVSLGLCLFNILPNKASMNEIKKAQEMGILNYEAYTIFAKDKTELVQASEITQSTINQLKGIDSSAVSAYAGAAKGKNLIIIQLESFQSFLLGLKVDGQEVTPNLNRLMEQSLYFTNFYQMVGQGNTSDAEFVVNSSFYIPPQGAATMSYIDKQLPSLPRLLGDNGYQTATFHTNVVEFWNRGELYKALGWENYYDHKFFGDEDAFFFGASDEVLYRKSSEKLKEMNDAGKPFYAQVISMSAHHPFTIPAEKHKMKLPERYEGTFVGDYVRSQNYADYAFGQFVDELKADGLWEDSLIMVYGDHMGLPIYSLDNDDKELMKEIYGHEYSYADMLNIPLLIHGEGLAPQKLEQVGGEVDIMPTAASLLGVSMDHNLHFGQDLLSQSYNLLPQRYYLPTGSFISSSALLIPGNSFEDNTQYPLAAGGTAPAGNEDEYNRALRLRQLSDSYVTQLPDKEPAGE
- a CDS encoding MarR family transcriptional regulator; translated protein: MSNRYNGTLEAERTDWELKGMSQEINPLIERVGLSMWKVQRRIMSQMSMHKELGLTVPQFGLLHMIFQEKQARVIQLADKMEVKSSAVTVMLDRLELLGLIARVPDENDRRAVIVTITTKGQEVLDEAQRRSLLLLEEHLAVLEPEELENFADYYLMLENQER
- a CDS encoding methyl-accepting chemotaxis protein, producing MKLATKLTWMMLIVLLLVGSSIGFFGYHAAYKQIDEAAGIELVGCANITTGLIDPADITALAAGDTGKLTAIEDRIGWISDHKPIFKEAFILSLDGKVLAADKNFKKRGYKAGDPFYFSDEDKEMITAMKHSAYSKVYTYQGTSLKTGYGPIYQDHDPTKPIIALMAINFDGPLIQSRTMDIITQPFLIGSSILIIAILAAYLLIRRMVSPLTKLSASVNTVAKGDLTREPLLFTAKDEIGKLARDFNAMTLNLRDLITQVNDTSMLVASSSQELSASAQETNRAGEHSVNVTLDLADGAHTQLQNLEGSFKAIQDMSHFITEIAGNADSAMNQAAINSQKARTGRESMDSTTSQMAIVGASISDLSGIIETLGSHSKEIENIVGTIASIAEETNLLSLNAAIEAARAGEEGRGFAVVAGSVRKLAERSAGSARQIGELVSLIVQQMDKAGDTMKHSTAEMHHGKEMIIAAGHSFSEIEASVSEMSTHSQQISATVRELALLSDGLVTSIQKIVAVSNQTAEGAETLSASSQEQLAAMQEVESSAAFLSSLAEKLQVLVENFKI